One genomic window of Bacillota bacterium includes the following:
- a CDS encoding nucleotidyltransferase domain-containing protein encodes MASFLTEAGASKVVLFGSLTRSDRFTPRSDIDLAVEGIDWSTYWRILSKLHRMSVFNVDLVVLEDADPEFRQRILQEGKDLSQ; translated from the coding sequence ATGGCCTCCTTCCTGACCGAGGCTGGTGCTAGCAAGGTAGTACTCTTTGGTTCACTGACCAGGAGTGATCGATTTACCCCTCGAAGCGATATCGACTTGGCAGTGGAAGGCATTGATTGGTCTACATATTGGCGCATCTTATCTAAACTACACCGGATGAGTGTATTTAATGTGGATCTGGTTGTCCTTGAGGATGCCGACCCCGAATTTAGACAGCGGATTCTCCAGGAAGGGAAGGATCTCTCACAATGA
- a CDS encoding MBL fold metallo-hydrolase: protein MSTVKLTEGIYWVGAVDWNIRHFHGPAYSTHHGVTYNSYLIVDEKTALVDTVFTPFTDELISNISDVIDPARIDYVIANHVEVDHSGALPRLMSIIPNAQIFCSLKGVDEFKKHYAPASGWDFHPVKTGQELKLGRRTLSFIEAPMLHWPDSMFTYVKEDGILMPNDAFGQHIATTGRFDDEVDEHELMREAAKYYANILMPFSVLVLRKLKELQDMKIPVNMIAPSHGIIWRKDPGRIINAYAKWAEGKPVGSAAPEMLVVYETMWGGTEKMAKAILQGAIDEGVDARLYRLFGADESDIITELLTARALVVGCSTINRGVLPTVSSFLDEVRGLKPVKKIGMAFGSYGWSGGAVEVIEERLRAAGIELVEPGLGVKWVPSPEELESCRELGRKVARQARAVRMNAAVGMATGQASQRNNGITGQQNNGITE from the coding sequence ATGTCAACAGTCAAGCTAACTGAGGGAATATACTGGGTCGGTGCGGTCGACTGGAATATTCGACACTTCCATGGACCCGCCTATTCTACGCACCATGGCGTAACATATAACTCCTATCTCATTGTCGACGAAAAGACGGCGCTTGTGGACACGGTGTTCACCCCATTCACCGACGAATTGATCAGTAATATAAGCGATGTGATAGACCCGGCCAGGATAGATTACGTGATAGCAAATCACGTCGAGGTGGATCATTCAGGCGCCCTTCCGAGGCTTATGAGTATCATCCCCAACGCCCAGATTTTCTGTAGCCTGAAGGGTGTCGACGAGTTTAAGAAACACTACGCTCCTGCGTCCGGCTGGGACTTCCACCCCGTAAAGACTGGACAAGAGCTCAAGCTGGGCAGGCGCACCCTCTCCTTCATCGAGGCGCCGATGCTCCACTGGCCCGATAGCATGTTCACTTACGTAAAAGAAGACGGCATCCTCATGCCCAACGACGCGTTTGGGCAGCACATAGCGACGACGGGACGGTTTGACGATGAGGTGGACGAGCATGAGCTGATGAGGGAGGCGGCCAAGTATTACGCCAACATCCTCATGCCATTTAGCGTCCTTGTCCTGCGGAAGCTGAAGGAACTCCAGGATATGAAAATCCCGGTAAATATGATCGCACCTAGCCATGGGATCATATGGCGAAAGGACCCGGGAAGGATTATCAATGCCTATGCAAAGTGGGCAGAGGGGAAGCCGGTAGGTTCCGCTGCGCCGGAGATGCTCGTGGTCTACGAAACCATGTGGGGCGGCACGGAAAAGATGGCGAAGGCCATCCTCCAAGGTGCGATCGATGAGGGCGTCGATGCCAGGCTTTACAGGCTTTTTGGAGCCGACGAGAGCGACATCATCACCGAATTGCTTACAGCCAGGGCACTGGTCGTGGGATGTTCGACCATAAACAGGGGTGTGCTCCCGACGGTAAGCTCCTTTCTTGATGAGGTGCGCGGCTTGAAACCCGTCAAGAAGATCGGGATGGCCTTCGGCTCATATGGCTGGAGCGGCGGGGCGGTGGAGGTCATAGAGGAAAGGCTCCGCGCTGCAGGTATAGAGCTTGTGGAGCCTGGATTGGGCGTGAAGTGGGTCCCTTCCCCGGAGGAGCTCGAGAGCTGCCGCGAACTCGGGCGAAAGGTCGCGAGACAGGCACGAGCGGTACGTATGAACGCCGCAGTAGGCATGGCAACGGGCCAAGCATCACAACGGAATAATGGAATAACGGGGCAACAGAATAATGGGATAACAGAATAA
- a CDS encoding HD domain-containing protein, with amino-acid sequence MEATPAALAAAAGANEPLECSDELFSDIVSALSMVLDVEEDRKLYHGWRVAAIAALAAEKLGTGLLPEVFYGGLLHDIGAMGLPDHVVHYPTLEAQLSVPEILQHPARGAAIVQEVPGLEGAAKMILEHHEYWDGKGYPAGKREREISQESQVLRAADSLDLIFRAYTGIHVSGMPATPIFNPYGVSSISTLRNHIAATFELEVGSEFSRPIYELLVESTGIGSPNDPSSSSNSLFQHLLNEDGLKELMGDIRSRIPPIIPKCRQNPGRLVLSIFAKVIDAKHQYTAGHSERVAEYAVHIGKAMGFKPSELRKLEAAGLLHDTGKVSVPRSVLDKSGKLTAGELEIIRRHPKLTLEIIGSIKGLGEIAHIAGYHHERYDGKGYPDGLKGDDIPLGARILAVADTLDAVTSGRPYQKVMSWREALDLLRRNAGTQFDPQVVEAAGVAFELSRASASATAGR; translated from the coding sequence ATGGAAGCAACACCGGCAGCACTGGCGGCGGCGGCAGGCGCGAATGAGCCTCTCGAATGCAGCGATGAGTTGTTTTCCGATATAGTCTCAGCCCTGTCAATGGTCCTCGACGTGGAGGAGGATAGGAAGCTTTATCACGGGTGGAGGGTTGCGGCTATCGCAGCCCTGGCAGCAGAAAAACTCGGGACCGGGCTCCTGCCGGAGGTGTTTTACGGCGGTCTGCTCCATGATATAGGGGCAATGGGGCTCCCGGATCACGTAGTTCACTATCCTACGCTCGAAGCCCAGCTATCCGTGCCCGAGATTCTCCAGCACCCCGCACGCGGTGCCGCCATCGTCCAGGAGGTGCCGGGGCTCGAGGGCGCGGCCAAGATGATCCTGGAACATCACGAGTATTGGGATGGCAAGGGCTACCCCGCCGGAAAGCGCGAGCGGGAGATCTCGCAGGAAAGCCAGGTACTGCGCGCCGCCGACAGCCTAGATCTGATATTCAGGGCGTATACCGGAATCCACGTCAGCGGAATGCCAGCCACCCCCATCTTCAATCCCTACGGCGTCTCTTCGATCTCCACTCTCAGGAATCATATAGCTGCGACTTTTGAGCTCGAGGTGGGCTCGGAGTTCTCCAGGCCTATCTACGAGCTCCTCGTGGAATCCACCGGAATTGGCTCCCCAAACGACCCGAGCTCCTCCTCCAATTCTCTATTTCAACATCTACTGAACGAGGACGGGTTGAAGGAGCTTATGGGCGACATTAGGAGCCGCATCCCGCCTATAATCCCAAAGTGCAGGCAAAACCCGGGCCGCCTGGTCCTATCCATCTTCGCCAAGGTCATCGATGCTAAGCATCAATATACCGCCGGCCACTCGGAGCGGGTGGCCGAATACGCAGTCCACATCGGAAAGGCGATGGGGTTCAAGCCCTCGGAGCTGCGGAAGCTTGAGGCGGCCGGGCTCCTTCATGACACAGGAAAGGTGTCAGTGCCGCGATCCGTTCTCGATAAGAGCGGGAAGCTGACTGCAGGTGAGCTCGAGATCATCAGGAGACACCCCAAACTTACGCTGGAGATTATCGGTTCGATAAAGGGCCTTGGAGAAATCGCCCACATTGCAGGCTACCATCACGAACGCTATGATGGCAAAGGCTACCCGGATGGCCTGAAGGGCGATGATATACCGCTGGGGGCGCGCATCCTGGCTGTGGCCGATACGCTGGATGCTGTAACCTCTGGGCGGCCGTATCAAAAGGTTATGTCCTGGCGGGAAGCCCTCGACCTCCTGCGCCGGAACGCAGGCACGCAGTTCGACCCGCAGGTGGTGGAGGCGGCTGGCGTGGCTTTTGAGCTAAGCCGTGCTAGTGCTAGTGCCACTGCCGGGCGTTGA
- the corA gene encoding magnesium/cobalt transporter CorA gives MLRILLPGTEEKEEKETLRGLEPGAVKARIAESLAKQEFLWVDLETPAPDEVELLSSVFNFHPLAIEDCLHRLQRPKVDEYPGYLFLVLHAVGPDARGHGQQRQQERGKQQEYGKQQDRGNQRERGNRERQAPGAGGRLFRVAEFDIFVGANFIVTFHWDKLEFVAKLHEEYRASQQLMEKGIGFLLQQILGRLVDEYFPLLDRIEDRLEAIENRIFLSPSQELLSEAFVLRRGILRVRKSLSPQREVLSAILRRDQPFMRPVDRAYFMDVYDHVLRLFDLVDNHHDLLSAALDAYLSSISNRMNEIMKVLTIITTIMMPLSVIAGIYGMNFEYMPELRLRYGYPAALGLMALVSAGMIWFFRRKKWL, from the coding sequence GTGCTTCGAATTCTATTACCCGGCACGGAAGAGAAGGAAGAGAAAGAGACGCTTCGCGGACTGGAGCCAGGGGCTGTAAAGGCTCGAATTGCAGAGAGCTTAGCAAAGCAGGAATTTCTCTGGGTGGACCTTGAAACGCCGGCCCCGGATGAAGTAGAGCTCCTGAGCAGCGTCTTCAATTTCCATCCTCTAGCTATTGAAGACTGCCTGCATCGCCTCCAGCGGCCAAAGGTGGACGAATATCCCGGTTACCTTTTCCTGGTCCTTCATGCTGTCGGCCCGGATGCCCGCGGCCACGGGCAGCAACGGCAGCAGGAACGCGGAAAGCAGCAGGAATATGGAAAGCAACAGGACCGGGGAAATCAGCGGGAACGAGGGAATCGGGAGCGGCAGGCGCCCGGGGCCGGGGGACGTCTCTTCCGGGTTGCCGAGTTTGATATCTTCGTAGGCGCTAATTTCATAGTAACATTCCACTGGGACAAGCTCGAGTTCGTGGCCAAACTCCATGAAGAGTATAGGGCATCGCAGCAGCTCATGGAGAAGGGAATAGGGTTCCTCCTCCAGCAAATACTCGGGCGCCTCGTAGATGAATACTTTCCCCTCCTGGATAGGATTGAGGATCGGCTGGAGGCGATTGAAAACAGGATCTTTCTTTCACCAAGTCAGGAGCTACTTTCGGAGGCGTTTGTGCTCCGCCGGGGGATCCTGCGGGTCAGAAAATCCCTGTCCCCGCAGCGCGAAGTCCTGAGCGCTATCCTCCGCCGTGACCAGCCGTTCATGCGGCCTGTTGACCGCGCCTATTTCATGGATGTCTACGACCACGTGCTTAGGCTTTTCGATCTCGTTGACAACCATCATGACCTGCTTTCCGCCGCCCTGGATGCATACCTTTCGAGCATTTCCAACCGTATGAATGAGATCATGAAGGTTTTAACCATCATAACCACGATCATGATGCCGCTTTCGGTTATCGCAGGTATCTACGGCATGAATTTTGAGTATATGCCCGAACTTCGTCTCCGCTATGGCTATCCAGCTGCGCTGGGGCTGATGGCGCTGGTGAGTGCGGGGATGATCTGGTTTTTCAGGCGAAAGAAATGGCTATGA
- a CDS encoding site-specific integrase — protein sequence MRGHLEKRYDSSWTIIIEAGRDPATGKRKRIVRSFKGNKRDAEKEMVRLINELEKGIYVEPSNMSLAEWLYQWLDTRKRSLSPKTRRRYNDCIKRIVQKLGQVQIDKLRPYHIQQFYTELSDPPGDEEPLAPATVHYHHAVLHRALKDAVKLQIIQSNPASGLELPKLPKTRVKPLTQKEINALLEDAQKTQYYIPILLAVTCGLRRGEIFGLRWQDVDLDRGILIVNQVLGYTPEDGLYFKEPKTEESRATITLPKLTVEALKQYRIEQNKRRLRKGDQWADLDLICDRGDGLPHHPDSITSWFPEWMASRGITGETFHGLRHAHASWLIDLGLHPKMIQERMRHKDISTTMMIYGHLMPGRDQQAAGKIQEAIEGKKQRKKAGK from the coding sequence ATGCGCGGTCACCTAGAGAAACGCTATGACTCATCCTGGACTATCATAATCGAGGCCGGGCGTGATCCCGCGACCGGCAAGCGTAAGAGGATAGTGCGCAGTTTCAAAGGTAACAAGCGGGACGCCGAGAAAGAGATGGTCCGGCTCATCAATGAACTAGAGAAAGGCATCTACGTTGAACCCTCCAATATGTCCCTGGCCGAATGGTTATATCAGTGGCTGGACACGCGCAAAAGGTCTCTTAGTCCTAAAACCCGGAGACGTTATAACGATTGCATAAAGCGGATCGTCCAAAAGCTCGGCCAGGTGCAGATTGACAAACTACGTCCCTATCATATACAGCAGTTCTATACCGAACTGAGCGACCCTCCGGGTGATGAAGAGCCCCTTGCGCCGGCGACAGTGCACTATCATCATGCCGTGCTCCATAGGGCCCTCAAGGATGCCGTGAAGCTACAGATCATACAGTCTAATCCGGCATCCGGCCTGGAACTGCCCAAGCTTCCCAAAACAAGGGTAAAGCCCTTGACGCAAAAGGAAATCAACGCCCTGTTAGAAGATGCCCAAAAGACCCAATACTACATTCCTATCCTGTTGGCCGTCACCTGCGGCTTGAGAAGAGGAGAGATATTCGGGCTCCGATGGCAAGATGTGGACCTGGACCGGGGTATCTTGATTGTAAACCAGGTGCTAGGTTATACCCCTGAGGATGGGCTCTATTTCAAAGAGCCAAAAACCGAGGAAAGCCGGGCGACGATCACCTTGCCCAAGCTCACTGTCGAAGCCCTGAAGCAATACCGCATAGAGCAGAACAAGAGAAGGCTCAGGAAAGGGGACCAGTGGGCTGATCTTGACCTGATATGCGACCGGGGCGACGGCCTCCCTCACCACCCGGACTCGATCACCTCCTGGTTCCCGGAGTGGATGGCGTCTAGGGGTATAACGGGCGAGACCTTCCACGGCCTCCGCCACGCCCACGCCAGCTGGCTCATAGACTTGGGTTTGCACCCCAAGATGATACAGGAGCGTATGCGACATAAGGACATCTCGACCACTATGATGATCTATGGCCATCTGATGCCTGGCCGGGACCAGCAGGCAGCCGGGAAAATCCAGGAAGCAATCGAGGGAAAGAAACAGCGCAAGAAGGCTGGTAAATAA
- a CDS encoding ImmA/IrrE family metallo-endopeptidase: protein MDYIRQTVECIVQEHDTRDPYRLAQAMGIDVDEFPFQRIKGLIIELVNRTVIVLNSNLPDWYKRLVLAHELGHRQLSPQGAGYFFISECTFMESKVEYEANRFAVELLAGDQKPEIDETLEQFAGRVGVPVEMMRYRVIR from the coding sequence ATGGACTACATAAGGCAGACCGTGGAATGCATTGTTCAAGAGCATGACACCCGCGACCCCTACCGTCTCGCTCAAGCTATGGGGATTGACGTGGATGAGTTCCCCTTCCAAAGAATCAAAGGCCTCATAATTGAACTTGTCAACCGAACCGTTATAGTTCTCAATTCAAACCTTCCAGATTGGTATAAGCGGCTGGTTTTGGCTCACGAACTGGGACATCGTCAACTGTCACCGCAAGGCGCTGGGTACTTCTTCATTTCAGAATGCACCTTTATGGAGTCTAAAGTAGAATATGAGGCCAACCGGTTCGCGGTTGAATTACTCGCTGGCGATCAAAAACCCGAGATTGATGAGACCCTGGAGCAGTTTGCCGGCAGGGTGGGGGTGCCGGTGGAGATGATGCGGTATAGGGTAATCCGATGA
- a CDS encoding type II toxin-antitoxin system HicA family toxin encodes MSKLPRDLPPEDVIAALKRAGLYVRRTKGSHVIMQRDEPFAWTIIPIHDKIPVGLLRQILNDVQISTEEFIRLLK; translated from the coding sequence ATGAGCAAACTTCCCCGAGATTTGCCTCCAGAGGATGTTATCGCCGCGTTGAAAAGAGCCGGCTTATACGTCCGGCGCACTAAAGGAAGCCATGTGATAATGCAGAGAGACGAACCGTTTGCCTGGACCATTATTCCGATACATGACAAAATCCCGGTAGGCCTGCTACGCCAAATCCTCAATGATGTCCAGATATCCACTGAAGAGTTCATTAGACTATTAAAATAG
- a CDS encoding type II toxin-antitoxin system HicB family antitoxin translates to MEELKYTVILEADENGCYIATVPALKGCHSFGRTREEALQRVREAIQLYLECLAEDDRPFPPDIEVDALNVKIETA, encoded by the coding sequence ATGGAAGAATTGAAATATACTGTCATTCTTGAAGCGGATGAAAATGGTTGCTATATAGCTACTGTGCCCGCACTTAAAGGATGTCATTCTTTCGGACGGACACGCGAAGAAGCCTTGCAGCGAGTCCGCGAGGCTATACAACTTTATCTAGAATGCCTAGCAGAAGACGATCGTCCTTTCCCACCGGATATAGAGGTTGACGCTCTTAATGTTAAGATAGAGACAGCATGA
- a CDS encoding type II toxin-antitoxin system RelE/ParE family toxin, with protein MNSREPSKFNIILDKQAAKYLERLETRWQRKIINILENMASNPFGGDIETIKGKPGYYRRRVGRYRLKFTILIEKREIRILEFGPKGDFDY; from the coding sequence ATGAACTCAAGAGAACCCTCAAAATTTAATATAATCCTTGATAAGCAGGCAGCCAAGTATCTCGAAAGACTTGAAACCAGATGGCAAAGAAAAATCATTAATATCCTGGAAAATATGGCTTCTAACCCATTCGGAGGCGATATTGAGACAATCAAAGGGAAACCCGGCTACTACCGTCGCAGGGTGGGGCGCTATCGCCTGAAATTTACCATCTTGATAGAGAAGAGAGAAATACGAATCCTGGAATTTGGTCCCAAAGGAGACTTTGATTATTAG
- a CDS encoding helix-turn-helix domain-containing protein, whose translation MPTSNKRGTFAERLRALREKKEVTQKEVGDLVGVTDAAVGMWEQGKRLPDAETIARLADFFGVTVDYLVGRVDDPASHDPSTPPWWYRDTPPTDVELEEFLKTANVHFDGAPLTDEDKEDIMTYLKVKWERERRKREKNDNTK comes from the coding sequence ATGCCCACATCTAATAAACGAGGGACATTTGCCGAAAGGCTCCGCGCATTACGAGAGAAAAAAGAGGTCACCCAAAAAGAAGTGGGTGACCTTGTAGGCGTTACTGATGCCGCAGTTGGCATGTGGGAGCAGGGGAAACGACTGCCGGACGCAGAGACAATTGCCCGTCTTGCTGACTTCTTCGGGGTTACCGTTGACTATTTGGTAGGGCGGGTAGATGATCCTGCGTCGCACGACCCCTCCACTCCCCCCTGGTGGTATCGCGACACCCCACCTACGGACGTCGAGCTGGAGGAGTTCCTCAAGACCGCCAACGTCCACTTCGATGGAGCGCCCCTCACAGATGAGGACAAAGAAGATATTATGACCTACTTGAAGGTGAAATGGGAACGGGAGCGAAGAAAGAGGGAAAAGAATGATAATACCAAATAA
- a CDS encoding helix-turn-helix transcriptional regulator codes for MKRLRLIKARKSRGWTQAQTADKLGITPSFYGMIEQGARNPRLPLALAMEALFGLPASELFPDLFFGNKPNETLPSMGRNASDEHAASLDMTGTD; via the coding sequence ATGAAGCGACTTCGTTTGATTAAAGCCAGAAAAAGTCGGGGATGGACACAGGCCCAAACAGCCGATAAGCTTGGTATCACGCCAAGTTTTTATGGCATGATTGAGCAGGGGGCGAGAAATCCAAGATTACCTTTAGCCTTGGCGATGGAAGCGCTGTTTGGCTTGCCAGCCTCAGAACTATTCCCCGACTTATTTTTTGGCAACAAACCCAACGAAACGTTGCCATCTATGGGACGTAACGCATCCGACGAGCACGCCGCATCCCTGGACATGACGGGCACGGACTGA
- a CDS encoding helix-turn-helix transcriptional regulator produces the protein MDFGIRIKELREAAGLSQNELARRAGIAQSGLSYLETGAKSPSIDTLLRICDALGVSLSQFVGQEPDQISEDLHQLIREAKDLTPAQRKALTEFIRTLKAAK, from the coding sequence TTGGATTTCGGCATCCGAATAAAGGAACTCCGAGAAGCTGCTGGGTTAAGTCAAAACGAATTAGCACGTCGGGCTGGAATCGCCCAGTCCGGTTTAAGCTATCTCGAAACAGGGGCAAAGAGCCCGAGCATCGACACCCTTTTGCGAATCTGCGATGCTTTAGGGGTTTCGCTGAGCCAATTTGTTGGACAGGAACCCGATCAGATATCTGAGGATCTGCACCAACTTATCCGCGAAGCTAAGGATCTCACCCCGGCTCAGCGAAAGGCTCTTACGGAATTCATCAGGACCCTTAAGGCTGCTAAGTAG
- a CDS encoding helix-turn-helix transcriptional regulator produces MNKIKALREQRRLSQQELAKAAGVAQASIHYIETGQKSPTVRTLDKLAAALGVPVSELLDDKI; encoded by the coding sequence ATGAACAAGATTAAGGCGTTACGAGAACAGCGTAGACTCTCACAACAAGAGCTTGCAAAAGCCGCAGGTGTGGCTCAGGCTTCAATCCATTACATCGAGACAGGTCAGAAGAGCCCAACAGTACGCACTTTAGACAAGCTCGCCGCGGCCCTTGGAGTTCCGGTAAGCGAACTCCTAGATGACAAGATTTAG
- a CDS encoding helix-turn-helix transcriptional regulator yields the protein MQTSAVLREERERAGLTQAQLARKCGTSESSLRCYELGVRPIPIDITARAAKVLKSPRLAMTACQECPVNILVPPWLDRVDRHPVSELAVILAEAREAIGALENLSLVNKLRPGDLSPDERRTLERAMDQVADLIPAAAMALAAWCEAYGIDMVAVRHRQLAKFRARGYITEEDEEASA from the coding sequence ATGCAAACCTCGGCGGTTTTGAGAGAAGAGCGGGAGCGGGCCGGATTAACCCAGGCACAATTAGCGCGGAAGTGCGGGACGAGTGAATCCAGTCTGCGCTGCTACGAGCTCGGGGTGCGTCCAATACCAATCGACATTACAGCTCGGGCTGCAAAAGTGCTCAAGAGCCCCCGACTCGCCATGACCGCGTGCCAGGAATGCCCGGTCAATATTCTCGTTCCACCTTGGCTGGATAGGGTGGATAGGCACCCGGTAAGCGAGCTGGCCGTTATCCTGGCCGAAGCGAGGGAAGCGATTGGAGCGTTGGAAAATCTAAGCCTCGTAAACAAGCTCCGGCCCGGCGATTTGTCCCCGGATGAACGCCGAACCCTAGAGCGCGCGATGGATCAGGTTGCGGATCTCATTCCAGCGGCTGCGATGGCGCTGGCAGCATGGTGCGAGGCATATGGCATTGACATGGTTGCAGTTAGGCATCGCCAGCTAGCCAAATTCCGGGCGCGGGGCTATATCACCGAAGAGGACGAGGAGGCATCGGCATGA
- a CDS encoding helix-turn-helix domain-containing protein codes for MKGKESPLALTVKDVAHELQVSEWQVYELIRQGQLPHVKIGRRKIVPRKALEQWLERRCKNGSDERSNPSTSAAGY; via the coding sequence ATGAAGGGAAAGGAATCGCCGCTCGCCCTCACGGTTAAGGATGTAGCTCACGAGCTCCAGGTGAGCGAGTGGCAAGTATACGAGCTAATCCGGCAAGGACAGCTACCGCACGTCAAAATCGGGCGGCGGAAAATAGTACCGAGGAAGGCGCTGGAACAATGGCTGGAGAGGAGGTGCAAAAACGGAAGTGACGAGAGATCAAATCCTTCGACTTCGGCGGCTGGGTATTAA
- a CDS encoding RNA methyltransferase, which translates to MRGYFGIGIEHTKAKQNIGTLYRSAMIFGASFIFTIGKRYERQKSDTVKAFRHIPLYHFQTLDDLYEHLPYDCKLIGIEIDDRAIMLRNFVHPERACYLLGAEDEGLSEEARDRCHALIQLPVKDLEICEARVRELEGWITDASERIKELEAQVAVLRKAEAVAEFAAQIPINKGADPYYDALAEAIAKWREAQEGGEQDG; encoded by the coding sequence ATGCGCGGGTACTTTGGAATCGGAATCGAGCACACGAAGGCGAAACAGAACATCGGCACACTATACAGGAGCGCAATGATTTTCGGCGCCAGTTTCATATTCACCATCGGCAAAAGGTATGAAAGGCAGAAGAGTGATACTGTTAAGGCTTTCAGACACATACCCCTGTATCATTTCCAGACCCTAGATGATCTATACGAGCACTTGCCTTACGACTGCAAACTGATCGGCATCGAGATAGACGATAGAGCGATTATGCTCAGGAATTTCGTTCACCCGGAGCGGGCGTGCTACCTACTGGGAGCGGAGGATGAAGGGCTAAGTGAAGAAGCGCGTGATAGATGTCATGCATTGATTCAGTTGCCAGTGAAAGACTTGGAGATATGCGAAGCGCGGGTAAGGGAGCTTGAAGGTTGGATTACCGATGCCAGCGAGAGAATAAAGGAGCTAGAGGCCCAAGTCGCGGTGCTGCGGAAGGCCGAAGCTGTAGCGGAATTCGCAGCACAGATTCCTATCAACAAGGGTGCCGATCCCTACTATGATGCACTAGCCGAGGCTATCGCAAAATGGCGGGAAGCCCAAGAAGGCGGTGAGCAGGATGGATAG
- a CDS encoding radical SAM protein produces MTQRVGLIQVDGKWPNLALMKLSAWHKAHGDSVEWFNALEGSRYDVIYASKVFTTTPDFPYLPAHVFKGGTGYNLDVILPLEAEQSFPDYSLYPKCDFAIGFTTRGCVRHCPFCIVPQKEGRLRVVGDLKSFWHGQRKVILLDNNLTAAPWEHFECVMRQFIETKVAVDFSQGLDARLINDEQAELLAKVRLWKRIHFAWDKMNDEAAIRRGIEVLKRHISLHDVMFYVLIGFDTVWEEDLYRVETLRGMGVDPFVMPYNRRDPYQRAFARWVNHKAVFKSVPWNRYRDSQWGRSDPA; encoded by the coding sequence ATGACCCAGCGCGTCGGGCTAATTCAGGTAGACGGAAAGTGGCCGAATTTGGCGCTCATGAAGTTATCAGCTTGGCACAAGGCGCATGGTGACAGCGTCGAATGGTTTAACGCCCTTGAGGGTAGCCGATATGATGTTATATATGCCTCTAAGGTGTTCACCACCACACCGGACTTTCCGTATCTACCAGCCCACGTTTTCAAGGGTGGAACTGGTTATAACCTTGACGTGATTCTACCACTGGAGGCCGAACAATCCTTTCCCGATTATTCGCTCTATCCAAAATGTGATTTCGCTATCGGATTCACGACGCGGGGCTGTGTACGCCACTGTCCATTCTGCATAGTGCCGCAGAAGGAGGGCCGCCTTCGGGTGGTCGGAGATCTCAAGTCCTTTTGGCATGGTCAGCGCAAGGTGATCCTTCTTGATAATAATCTGACGGCGGCGCCTTGGGAGCATTTCGAATGTGTGATGAGGCAGTTTATTGAGACAAAAGTGGCCGTCGATTTCTCGCAGGGCCTCGACGCACGATTAATCAATGACGAGCAGGCCGAGCTTCTCGCGAAGGTACGCCTCTGGAAGAGGATTCATTTCGCGTGGGACAAGATGAATGATGAGGCAGCGATCCGGCGGGGGATAGAGGTATTGAAACGCCACATATCGCTGCATGATGTAATGTTCTATGTTCTCATTGGATTCGACACGGTATGGGAGGAGGATCTATACAGAGTAGAGACTCTTCGGGGCATGGGGGTGGACCCGTTCGTGATGCCATATAACCGGCGCGACCCCTACCAAAGGGCATTCGCGCGGTGGGTGAATCATAAAGCGGTGTTCAAGAGCGTGCCCTGGAATAGGTATCGTGATTCTCAATGGGGAAGGAGTGACCCTGCATGA